Proteins encoded together in one Desulfosporosinus meridiei DSM 13257 window:
- a CDS encoding AbrB/MazE/SpoVT family DNA-binding domain-containing protein, with translation MKSTGIVRKVDELGRIVLPIELRRTLGIDEKDALEIYVDQEKIILKKYEPACVFCGNASDIQLFHGKNVCRECAVAMGENVAANSESSSKAV, from the coding sequence ATGAAATCAACTGGAATCGTAAGAAAAGTAGATGAACTTGGTCGTATTGTATTACCGATAGAGCTTCGCCGCACTTTAGGTATTGACGAAAAAGACGCCCTGGAAATCTATGTAGATCAAGAAAAAATCATCCTCAAAAAGTATGAGCCAGCTTGTGTATTTTGTGGTAATGCAAGCGATATCCAACTTTTCCATGGCAAAAATGTTTGCCGAGAATGTGCAGTTGCTATGGGAGAAAACGTGGCCGCTAATTCTGAAT